GAGAAGCAGTCTTGATCGCGCATACTTGATCTCCTGAAATGGGTGAAAAGAGAGACGCTCATAATGTTGCTGACAATAGCAAGATTTTAGCGATGTCTCAATCACCCGATCAGGTAGTTTTAAAAATGTGGGAAATCAGGGGGGAGCAGAGTTCTTTTGCGGAGGCCACGCTGTGACAGAACATTGCCGCTCAGCGGTTTGGGCTGTCAGAATTCACAAAAAGGCGTTGTTCAAACGCTTTGGCGATGGCTTCCGCTTGGGTGTGGACGTGCAGCAATTCGTAAATTTTTTTGATGTGACATTTCACCGTGTTTTCGCTGATAAACAACTCTTCGCCAATCGTGCGATAGCTTTTGCCTTCGCGCAGCTTCATAAGAATTTCCTTTTGCCGCGCCGTAAGCTCAGGGCCTGTGCTCTGGTTTTGAAATGAGTTGACCACCAACCGCGCGATTTTCGTGCTCATCGGCGCGCCCCCGGCCACGGCTTCTTTAATGCTGTCGAGCAAGACCGCTGGCGGCGTATGTTTGAGCA
Above is a genomic segment from Cytophagia bacterium CHB2 containing:
- a CDS encoding response regulator transcription factor; protein product: MIRVAIAEDENDIRESLAIIIGNAPGFICTGAYADCETALSRLEHDLPEVILMDIKFHPGRMSGIEGVRRLKQRWPEIDALMLTIYEDNELIFESLRAGASGYLLKHTPPAVLLDSIKEAVAGGAPMSTKIARLVVNSFQNQSTGPELTARQKEILMKLREGKSYRTIGEELFISENTVKCHIKKIYELLHVHTQAEAIAKAFEQRLFVNSDSPNR